From the genome of Ziziphus jujuba cultivar Dongzao chromosome 6, ASM3175591v1, one region includes:
- the LOC132804041 gene encoding endochitinase Ziz m 1.0101-like: MESEEESIYGEIIGDVGGEEEWGKAESGVGLKGSRLLIHAAILMTMDRGRDVVLDISDHGNTLASWIRLGEDVEACQQNGTKVLVSLGGPFGTYSLKSVDDAEAVANQLLDSYLYQGGFDGIDFRIESGSALYYENLAKQLKDGAKRKNREIILSAFPGCVYPDNYLARAINANHLDIIWIQYFNNSAYQYDSSFETPDDLLLISWKEWNSLVDEKTKLFLGIPASATIPGYIPPQKLLDIVIPNITVGTTDSKYAGVSVWNRYYDLEINYSRSIYGKV, from the exons ATGGAGTCAGAGGAGGAGTCTATTTATGGAGAGATAATTGGAGATGTTGGAGGAGAGGAAGAGTGGGGTAAAGCAGAAAGTGGAGTGGGTTTGAAGGGGAGTAGACTCCTCATCCATGCAGCAATCTTGATGACTATGGATCG TGGCCGAGACGTGGTACTCGACATTTCTGATCACGGCAACACCTTGGCCAGTTGGATCCGTTTAGGCGAAGACGTAGAGGCTTGTCAGCAAAATGGCACTAAGGTCCTCGTCTCTCTTGGAGGACCTTTTGGAACTTATTCACTGAAATCTGTTGACGATGCCGAAGCGGTTGCCAACCAATTATTGGATTCCTATCTGTATCAAGGTGGCTTTGACGGCATAGATTTTCGCATAGAAAGTGGCTCCGCACTATATTATGAAAATCTTGCAAAGCAATTGAAGGATGGTGCCAAACGAAAGAACAGAGAAATCATTTTATCAGCATTCCCTGGGTGCGTTTATCCTGATAATTATCTGGCAAGAGCCATTAATGCAAATCACTTGGACATTATTTGGATTCAGTACTTCAACAACAGTGCCTACCAGTATGATTCTAGTTTCGAAACTCCTGATGATCTGCTTTTGATTTCTTGGAAGGAATGGAATTCGTTGGTCGACGAAAAGACGAAGCTGTTTCTGGGGATACCGGCGTCCGCAACTATTCCCGGGTACATCCCACCGCAGAAGCTGCTCGATATAGTTATTCCCAATATAACAGTTGGGACGACCGACTCAAAGTATGCAGGTGTTTCGGTATGGAACCGTTATTATGATCTGGAAATAAATTACAGTCGCTCTATCTACGGGAAAGTCTAA